Within Porites lutea chromosome 2, jaPorLute2.1, whole genome shotgun sequence, the genomic segment CCTCTTGCTGGAAGAGGAATCTGTTTTACATGCACGAAGAGACTTGTTGTGCCTCAGGGTAACGGAGGGGGCCACGCGAGAAAACAAACAGCCTCATTCTATCGAGAGCTCGGAGAGCGATTTACGACGAAGTTGCAAGataaacaaaactacaaaatgGCCAGTTCCTTTCGGAGGGCTGTCTGTCGCTCATATGAGCCTTACTCTTGTGGTTTATGGACTAAAAACCCACAACAAATCTGTCTCTTCGGTTCTACTTGTTGTTTATACTTCCTGCTGGGCGCTGACTTCTATTCTTCTGCTGGTGAAGCTGGGCTATTATTTGTCTCCAGGGCATTTCTTTCTTGAAACAACAGGGAGGAGCGGTTTTTTGTTCACTTTATTTACTTTAGCGTGGAATAAGCTCGGGACAATTTTTGCATCGGCTCTACAGAACATTTTTGGAGTTGCATCTACTGACGAAAAGAAAGAGGCTTTCGAACAATATCTATGTTCATCTGAACTGGAATACGCAGCTCTCGAACAAACTAGTGTAAACCTATCTCGTATTATTGTTGCTTCGTCGACTGCCTACCTCATTTCAAGTAGCTTCACTCTTTTTCTTATTCTAGTTCAAGACGAGCATTTTGAGCCAGTTTTAAACCAAGTGATGAGAAGCACAGGACCACCGACATTATGTGATGGACCAGGGAATCCAATAAGGGATAATGTTGATATGACAGGGAAGGATGCTGAACAGCTTTTAAATGGAAGAAAATATAAATCTGCATTACGAAAAAATTCCTGTCGCGTCTTGAACAAGAACGAATTGGTCGTGTCCTTTCTGGAGGACGAAAGCGACGAGGACTCTTTTGTATTTGGCTGGCGATTGTGACGATTGTACAGTAGAAAATGAATTATATAAATCTGGTTCGTCATTAAGTTTTCTTCGACTTTCTTTGCTGATGTATGCGTATATGGCTGTTATTTCTATGACAAGCGCGTAAAATTATAAATATTGCTGCGGAAACTCGCACGAGTCTGCTAGTCTTTTGTGGGCTTATTCAGGGCACCTATCAAAGTACTGTTCCAGAAGCtctgtaccgccaccgaaatgatccccaccatcgaaatgatccccgccaTCGAAATGAtacccaatcaccaccgaaatgatccccaccaccgaaatgataccggcggccaccaccgaaatgatccccggaatatcgggaatggaattaagGGGAATagaaaaactggacaacaatttagtgcgtggtttttatttatttatattgcatcttttttacggtgtgcaatttaccttttaccgcactttattttgcagtaaattgtttttttttttggtttaacactagacaatacttgttcaaaagatgcaattcacttatgtcttctatttcttccaattttttaaaaatatttttgcaagaaaatctttttaataaaattgtgttaaagcaaaataagtcaaattttgcaatcAGGTTATGTCTTCCTGATGATGTCATGACGACAGTGATGACGTCAGTTACAGGCTCACATTACAACATGTGCTTTCCAATTAATTTCGGTACTTGCACTAGCTGCTGTAGCTGTCATCtcaaatcattaacatcatgaaaattattctgtcattcacaattatttttctgctgTGCTGACTGTGTGCAGCCTTTGCCAGTACATGGAAACTCACCCTGATGTCATGGAGTGAGCCGACATTTATATCTGTGGATTTCTTTGTGACATAaaagaatagtgtgacaaaagGTGTTGACATTTTATAGCCCGGCAGCATGCTCTAacactgtcaagtttttaacgcaaaactagttgtaatctgctcgttatcacgttataattatgataaacctgttccctgttcaaggcggatttatgtagttccttaaaaaaatgttaaaattttgaaaataaaatcagtgtatagaactgttatcagtctaattgctttctctattttcctctgtttagaatcgtgtttgcatgaataaacgaagaatttagaatagataggaaagtcccaagtccatttaagccaaggttccgaaaatttatgacgggatcatttcgattgcgaataggtatcatttcggtggtggggat encodes:
- the LOC140927161 gene encoding uncharacterized protein codes for the protein MALIAWVTQSLFLSVAIFLLLEEESVLHARRDLLCLRVTEGATRENKQPHSIESSESDLRRSCKINKTTKWPVPFGGLSVAHMSLTLVVYGLKTHNKSVSSVLLVVYTSCWALTSILLLVKLGYYLSPGHFFLETTGRSGFLFTLFTLAWNKLGTIFASALQNIFGVASTDEKKEAFEQYLCSSELEYAALEQTSVNLSRIIVASSTAYLISSSFTLFLILVQDEHFEPVLNQVMRSTGPPTLCDGPGNPIRDNVDMTGKDAEQLLNGRKYKSALRKNSCRVLNKNELVVSFLEDESDEDSFVFGWRL